The genomic region ttattattattttatttctttaatctCTTATacaatttgttaaaaaaatttcatGTTTAAATTTGGTACAATTTTTTTACTAAATACATTTTAAtatatctgattaataaagttaatttataattttatactatATTNNNNNNNNNNNNNNNNNNNNNNNNNNNNNNNNNNNNNNNNNNNNNNNNNNNNNNNNNNNNNNNNNNNNNNNNNNNNNNNNNNNNNNNNNNNNNNNNNNNNNNNNNNNNNNNNNNNNNNNNNNNNNNNNNNNNNNNNNNNNNNNNNNNNNNNNNNNNNNNNNNNNNNNNNNNNNNNNNNNNNNNNNNNNNNNNNNNNNNNNNNNNNNNNNNNNNNNNNNNNNNNNNNNNNNNNNNNNNNNNNNNNNNNNNNNNNNNNNNNNNNNNNNgataaaaaaaaaaactgaaactcAGCCTTATTACAACAAATAATATAGATAATACTAAAAATAAACTTCTTATTCAAAATATCATTTGTAttgttcaattaaaataaagttcttaatttatgaacatctcttttaaaaaaaatatagtagCCAACACAAATAATAATATCTTCAGATAAAGATCACATATCAATCAAGACAATATAAAAAAATTCAAGAGACATCTTTAGATAATAAACTTATATACAAAAGTGGAACTAAAAACATATTATAAAACTCATATAAAAACATATGAGAGGAAGAACAAATAATCAatttcaaacaaaagaaaaaaataaaagaagaacaatcaCCACATAAAAAGATTAATTCTGAgaacaaaaaaattccaaaaataaaaacaataaataaaaaatataattttatataactcTAATatcaaatatttatattttttaaaaaataaacaatacTTCACTTTATATTACCTTTtacttaaataattttaaattatatataattgttAATTAATGCTTTGTAAAATTTATACATTAACTCAAACATAATATCACACTTTTAAATTTATACTAATATACTATAATTAATTTACTTCTGCCTCGAACAAGCTTAATACTACCCTCCCTCCATGAATTGATAATTGAATAATGAGAGTCATTTAAATAAAGACACATAAAACATCTTTTCctaaagatattttttagtaactaaagtttatatatataatgaattaaatcgtgttatttttgACAAAATTAGATCGAACAAACTAATTTGACCAAAAAATTAGTAAAGTAAATCTTAAATCAATCTAAGTTaatctttttttataaaaaatgactaaaatactaaAGTTAGGGTTAAAAATTNNNNNNNNNNNNNNNNNNNNNNNNNNNNNNTTTAGATCAAATTAATTTAtaatctaattttaataaaaataatataattttaattattaaaaaacatctAAAAAAATGTTTCAGGCGTCTTTAACGATTCTTTGAATAACTGATGCTACCCTTACTCGGGTGGAACTGTGGAAGCACTCTTCATTCTTCAACTCAGCGCATTCCATTCTTACCATACTCCTCTTGATTGCTAGAATGGTGTCATTGTTAAGGTATGCTGTTCAAATCCCAAAGCTCTCTCCTTATTGTGTTCCACACTCCTCTCTCCGTCTTTGCTTCCCTTCAACTTCTTCCCTCCACTCTCACTCTCAGCCCCAATCGCTTGACGAAGCTGTTGATTCCTTCACTCGCATGCTTTCTAAGCGTCACCCTCCATCCATCATTCAATTCACCAAGATTTTGGGATCCCTTGCCAAGACCAACCATTTTTCCACCGCCATTTCCCTTTTTCAGCAATTGCAAGCCAGGGGAATCgctcccaacttatttactttgaATATCTTAATCAATTGTTGCTGCGGCATGGGTCGGATCACTCTCGCTTTCTCTGTATTCGCCAAGATTCTCAAGATGAGTTTTCAGCCTGATACCATAACATTGACTACCCTCATTAAAGGTCTCTTTCTCTGTGGTAAGGTTGAAAAAGCACTGCACCTTCACGACACAATGCTGGCTCAAGGATTTCAGTTTAATGAAGTCAGTTATGGGACGTTGATCAATGGGCTCTGTAAGACCGGACACACATCAGCTGCTATTCAAGTGCTGAGAAAGATCCCACGGCATGGGATTGTTCCTAATGTCGTCATGTACAACGCAATTATTGATAGCCTCTGTAAGGTTACACTTGTAAGTGATGCTTTTCATTTATACTCTGAAATGCTTGCTAAGGGAATTTCTCCCGATGTTATCACATACAATTCTCTCATTTTTGGATTGTGTCTTGAGGGTCAATTTAAGGAAGCCATTGATTTGCTAAGTGATATGGTGCTTAAAAACATTACTCCTAATGTTTATACCTATAATACTTTGATTGATGGGCTATGCAAGGAAGGAAAGATTAAAGATGCTAAGAGTGTATTGGCTGTAATGGCAAAACATGGTGTGAAACCAGATGTGGTTACTTATAACAGCTTAATGGATGGATATTGTTTGGTTAATCAGGTAAATAAGGCAAAATATGTATTCGACACAATGCCCCTAAGTAGAGAGTCACTTGATGTTCAAAGTTACAACATCATGATTAATGGCTTGTGCAAAAGTAAAATGGTCGATGAAGCCTTGAATCTCTTTGAAGAAATGCGTCGTAGGTATTTGGTTCCAAATACGGTAACTTACACCACTATTATTGATGGCTTGAGCAAATCAAAGAGGATCTGTTGTGCTGTGGAGCTTTTTGAAAAGATGCTTGATAGAGGTCAACCTGCTGACATAGTCACTTACACTTCCTTGTTGGATGGGATGTTCAATACCAAACAACTTGACAAGGCACTTATATTGTTCAATCGAATGAAAGAGAGTTGCATTGATCCAGATATATATGCATACACCGTACTTATAGATGGCCTGTGCAAAAGTGGAAGATTTAAAAATGCAAAAGAGATTTTTCAAGATCTTTCCATTAAAGGCTATCATCTGAACACAAGAACATACACTGTTATGATAAACGGGCTTTGCAATGAGGGCCTACTTGATGAAGCATTGGCTTTAATGTCTGAAATGGAAGACCATGGTTGCTCTCCGAATGCTGTAACTTATGAAACAATTATTCGTGCTCTGTTGGAAAAAGGTGAAAATGATCGAGCGTTGAAATATCTTCGTGAAATGATTGCTAGAGGCTTATTGAAAAGGCAATAGGAGAAATAAATCAActcaaattaataaattttctgTTGTTGTCGAAATTTGTATAGAACTTGGTAAACTTTATACCTATTGGGTTGGAGGATTTGGGAAATGCCATGAACTCACTATTACCTTGATTTTGGTTATCTCACTATTATTGAATTAATTTTACACTTGTGTTATTGGCTGATTTTTGAGTCTCTCTTACCATGGCTATCATGCATCCTGTTTCGGCGGATATTCCTAGTTTTTTTTAATAATGGGTGACATCAATATACAGATGAAGTAGGGTGTGCAGTGTGCGAGATAAGCAGTTTAGTGAGGATATGCTCATTCTGGATGTAACTTTGGAGATTATTCCTTCACTATCATACATTCTGCTTATCTCCAAATATGAACATATATACTCTACAATCATATAATCAATTTGGCACCAATCATTTTTCTTCTCGCATGGACTAAATTTCATATTTGTACCTTGTAGTCTCTTTCTGATTTCGTAGACATTCATGGAGCAGTGAAGCCTGGCACCTATAGAGTTGAgtgtttctttttctatattttcattcACTTATTTATGCCATGGGTTTTGACAATTTTGACACTAAAGTTGTTCTCTATGGTCAGCTGTGGTATTTCGTATAAAAGTTGATTATGTTGTGCTTTTATTACCTTGAGTTTTATGAAGGGTGTCTATATTAATTCTTGACTGCATATGTTCTAACTGACTTGAATGAACctcaatttttttgtttacttGGGAGAAAAAACCACTACTTATGGTTCATCAAACTACTGTCTTTTGTGATCCATTAGTTTTGTGTTCTTTCTGCAAAATATATCCTGAAATACAAAGGCTTAAATGATGACATCACATTTTTTCCCATTTTGTTTAATAAAATGCatttagttgaaacaaattttgtgtTACTAGGACAGTATATCTAGATCATATGATCTATGTGACTAAGATAGTAAGATACATAAAATGATTTTGATAAACTGCatttagttgaaacaaattgTTTCAGGAGTTGATTTAGCATTTTAGTTTCTTCTAAGTACCCTGGTCTGTATCTGTATATATAGATTAGGACAAAACAAAACAAGATTTCTCAGTTGAAAGAGATTAATGTGGTTGGTCCTTTCTCGAGTAACATACATTCATTAGACACTATCTGTCTATAGAAATCACCCCCTtagcttttcaaaaattatattccgATGGCAGTTAGGTAAATGTGGTTGGTCCTTTCATGATCTTTCTGTAATTTCCTATTGCATCATTCATTGCAAATTTAGAGCGATTAGGTAGAGAATAAGTACCATTGATTTGAAATTAGTGGAATAAGGGGTGGAAAGGTTATAGGTGCATCTTAAACTATGTCGAGGTCAACTCAAACTATGGACAAGGGCTCCATTCCCTCCTCCATACTTAAGTtataagttaatgaaaaatgttACTTAATCCTAACATAACAAAGATGTATTTTACACTTATTTGATAGAAATAAAAGATGATATTGATGCTAAAGCACCATTTAAGTCATTAACTAACTTTAAGAATTTTAAGAATAGACTACTGTATCAAAGTCTATGTGGTGGttccttttgtttttattttacacTTTTATCTAATTTTGGTACATAAGAGGCTTAAACATCTCAGGAGCAGCTCCTCTTGTCCAGTTTCTTCATCAACACcatttttaattttgaagaacTAACAGTTAAAAAAGCAGCAGCAAAAATATAAAGAATACGCATAGGTTGAGGAACTAACATATGAAATTTATTATTGACATTAAGACACTTCTCCAGTTTTGAAACAATACAAATTTCTGGTGTATGTACTACATATCATTTTATTCTGAAAACACTCCTGCAACTTGAAAGATAATAATAAATACTAAAACCATAAGCACCTGTAAAATTACAGGTGCAACTTTATTCATGAAAAATCCTTTCTGCAATTAAAGAAAACCACACATACTATAATACAGGTTTATTCATAAAACAACCTTCCACACTTACTGCAGAAATATAGGCAATTTATTCATGCACACTACTACACTCCAGCAAAAGAAGAAAATCTTTCCATTAGTAGTTGCTGCCATGGTGCTATCCACTTGTATTTTCATTGTATTCTGGGGACACACGAAAATTTTGGAAGCAATTAGAGATTGGAAGAAAATTAAAGacaatcaaagaaaaaaaaaaggacaatTATGTCAAACATTTCCTAGTTCTGTCTCAttacaaaagaaatataaaattcTTAGAAACATGGTACTTCTATTTTCAAGCACTCGAAAGCTTTCCTTCCTTGCTTACTGTCCTCATCATGTTATAACATGGACCAATCCACAAGCTAAGTTGAACCCCTTATTGTCTATAATATATAAGATGGCTTTCTACCCCAACTCACACACAAGAACCTTAGGCAACGACACACCCAAGAACATTGAAAAACCAATATCTTCGGCACTGAGGTGGCGTGGAGTAGCATTTTCAAGTAGGTTTACGAACCTAAAATTATCTTGATTCTTGTATTAATGTTCAAATCTTCTTACAAGCACTCTCCTAAGGAAAGGACTGAAACTCAAGATAACAACCTTACCATATTGTGCCAAGGTTAGACCTCTTATTTTCCacccaaaaataaaattttacctATTATATCAGGTTCCTAACTCACTTTCCTTTATCACAAAACTAACATATTATATATGCTATATATATTTATGCACTATTTCcataaaatggaaaaaaaaaaaaatagcaggAAAATTATAGTACTCACCGGCATTTCAACTTTGCTGGGCTGTTTCTTCTTGAGCATACCATTAGCATTCTAGCCTATCACTG from Arachis ipaensis cultivar K30076 chromosome B02, Araip1.1, whole genome shotgun sequence harbors:
- the LOC107628172 gene encoding putative pentatricopeptide repeat-containing protein At1g12700, mitochondrial isoform X1, with protein sequence MVSLLRYAVQIPKLSPYCVPHSSLRLCFPSTSSLHSHSQPQSLDEAVDSFTRMLSKRHPPSIIQFTKILGSLAKTNHFSTAISLFQQLQARGIAPNLFTLNILINCCCGMGRITLAFSVFAKILKMSFQPDTITLTTLIKGLFLCGKVEKALHLHDTMLAQGFQFNEVSYGTLINGLCKTGHTSAAIQVLRKIPRHGIVPNVVMYNAIIDSLCKVTLVSDAFHLYSEMLAKGISPDVITYNSLIFGLCLEGQFKEAIDLLSDMVLKNITPNVYTYNTLIDGLCKEGKIKDAKSVLAVMAKHGVKPDVVTYNSLMDGYCLVNQVNKAKYVFDTMPLSRESLDVQSYNIMINGLCKSKMVDEALNLFEEMRRRYLVPNTVTYTTIIDGLSKSKRICCAVELFEKMLDRGQPADIVTYTSLLDGMFNTKQLDKALILFNRMKESCIDPDIYAYTVLIDGLCKSGRFKNAKEIFQDLSIKGYHLNTRTYTVMINGLCNEGLLDEALALMSEMEDHGCSPNAVTYETIIRALLEKGENDRALKYLREMIARGLLKRQ
- the LOC107628172 gene encoding putative pentatricopeptide repeat-containing protein At1g12700, mitochondrial isoform X2; protein product: MLSKRHPPSIIQFTKILGSLAKTNHFSTAISLFQQLQARGIAPNLFTLNILINCCCGMGRITLAFSVFAKILKMSFQPDTITLTTLIKGLFLCGKVEKALHLHDTMLAQGFQFNEVSYGTLINGLCKTGHTSAAIQVLRKIPRHGIVPNVVMYNAIIDSLCKVTLVSDAFHLYSEMLAKGISPDVITYNSLIFGLCLEGQFKEAIDLLSDMVLKNITPNVYTYNTLIDGLCKEGKIKDAKSVLAVMAKHGVKPDVVTYNSLMDGYCLVNQVNKAKYVFDTMPLSRESLDVQSYNIMINGLCKSKMVDEALNLFEEMRRRYLVPNTVTYTTIIDGLSKSKRICCAVELFEKMLDRGQPADIVTYTSLLDGMFNTKQLDKALILFNRMKESCIDPDIYAYTVLIDGLCKSGRFKNAKEIFQDLSIKGYHLNTRTYTVMINGLCNEGLLDEALALMSEMEDHGCSPNAVTYETIIRALLEKGENDRALKYLREMIARGLLKRQ